Proteins encoded in a region of the Paenibacillus wynnii genome:
- a CDS encoding methyl-accepting chemotaxis protein — protein sequence MGTPQKESKKEKRKERRMRVGIKGKSLITQKTETDSGKTTQGNKRIPSGFSFKGVMHGSARQVRKVNPIKSVGVKLFLIFLSSIVVVVLALGLLSYTKAKNTIKDNVSEANRQTVIQTSEKLDIILKQYENLSIQLFFDPQIQSDLTAMQSSKTYYESFVATNSISKKLSSQTTSDSNFVSVSFIPEKPDLDIITSGSSGLALEGVRDQEWYKKVVANTQEYKPYYTKEGKGSPNFWFSTAVEGKGGTNIAMVRSLKNLGDSTGYVVLFELKNKMLEDAFNSVKLGEGSRVQLVTADGTVVASSAKEDDGKPSEFGFIKESKTQSNSQETTGSDGKDLLAVYNPMSTADWKLSGIVPTGELVKAAKPILVTTYLAAGAAALLAVLLGMWMVRMIARPLARLKDLMVEGAKGDLSVRTEYVSHDEIGQLSASFNIMMERITDLVAQTTETAREVLETAGELGEASRKTAVSAKEIAAATEEIAGGAGSLALEAERGSDLTELISSQMVTVVSANQEMDAAARGVGEASEQGAKQLKGLLEQTSRTGEMTGALVERVNNLKETVFSVIKVLDVMKNITQQTNILSLNATIEAARAGEAGRGFMVVAGEVRQLADQSKQSIALVAGITDKIMAEMNETVSVLSEVAPLFKEQMSSVKSTSDIFVSVQGQMNDFITSLESVTESINSLNHSQGVLSEAMGNVSAVAEESSATSQEVASLSSEQQSVSVHLVTLSGKLETASSQLKEKLSLFTI from the coding sequence ATGGGGACTCCACAAAAGGAGAGTAAGAAGGAAAAGCGGAAAGAAAGAAGGATGAGAGTGGGAATTAAGGGGAAGTCGTTGATTACACAGAAAACAGAGACAGATAGCGGTAAGACTACTCAAGGCAACAAAAGAATTCCCTCTGGATTCAGCTTTAAAGGGGTTATGCACGGTTCAGCAAGACAAGTGAGAAAGGTCAACCCTATTAAGTCTGTAGGAGTGAAACTGTTTTTGATCTTTTTATCCAGTATAGTTGTCGTAGTGCTAGCATTGGGGTTATTGTCTTATACTAAAGCGAAGAACACGATCAAGGATAATGTGTCAGAGGCTAACCGCCAGACCGTTATACAAACATCTGAGAAGCTTGATATTATACTTAAACAATATGAAAACCTGTCTATTCAGCTGTTTTTTGATCCTCAGATTCAAAGTGATCTGACAGCCATGCAGAGTTCGAAGACCTACTACGAAAGTTTTGTAGCTACGAATAGCATTAGCAAGAAACTTTCGAGCCAAACAACCTCGGATTCGAATTTCGTGAGTGTATCCTTTATTCCGGAAAAGCCGGATCTTGATATTATTACGAGTGGCAGTTCAGGACTAGCCCTCGAGGGTGTGAGAGATCAGGAATGGTATAAGAAGGTTGTAGCGAATACACAGGAATATAAACCTTATTATACTAAGGAAGGCAAAGGTTCTCCTAATTTTTGGTTCTCAACAGCCGTTGAAGGAAAAGGCGGAACCAATATCGCCATGGTGCGATCCCTCAAAAACTTGGGTGACAGCACAGGTTATGTAGTCTTGTTTGAATTGAAAAATAAAATGCTTGAAGATGCCTTTAATAGTGTTAAATTGGGTGAAGGCTCCCGAGTTCAGCTTGTTACTGCGGATGGAACCGTGGTTGCTTCCAGTGCAAAGGAAGATGACGGTAAGCCATCAGAGTTTGGATTTATTAAAGAGAGCAAAACCCAGAGTAACAGCCAAGAAACCACCGGCTCTGACGGTAAGGACTTACTAGCTGTATATAATCCGATGTCAACGGCCGATTGGAAGTTGTCCGGCATAGTTCCGACGGGTGAACTTGTTAAGGCAGCTAAACCTATCCTTGTAACAACGTATTTAGCAGCGGGAGCTGCAGCTCTGTTAGCGGTTCTGCTGGGAATGTGGATGGTTCGTATGATTGCCCGTCCTTTAGCTCGTTTGAAGGACTTAATGGTTGAGGGGGCTAAGGGAGACTTAAGTGTTCGTACAGAATATGTTTCTCATGATGAAATCGGCCAGCTGTCTGCATCCTTTAATATCATGATGGAACGTATTACGGATTTGGTTGCTCAAACAACGGAGACCGCCCGTGAAGTATTGGAGACGGCAGGCGAACTGGGAGAGGCTTCACGTAAGACAGCTGTGTCTGCAAAGGAAATTGCAGCAGCTACTGAGGAAATTGCCGGAGGTGCCGGAAGTCTAGCATTAGAGGCAGAACGGGGCAGTGATCTAACCGAGTTGATTTCATCGCAGATGGTAACCGTCGTATCTGCTAACCAAGAGATGGATGCAGCGGCTCGTGGCGTTGGAGAAGCCAGTGAGCAGGGAGCAAAGCAGCTTAAGGGCTTGCTGGAACAAACAAGTCGTACCGGTGAAATGACAGGTGCTCTGGTAGAAAGAGTGAATAACCTGAAAGAGACTGTGTTCTCTGTAATCAAGGTTCTGGATGTAATGAAGAACATCACGCAACAGACGAATATCTTATCGCTGAATGCAACTATTGAGGCAGCACGTGCAGGTGAAGCAGGTCGAGGCTTTATGGTCGTTGCAGGAGAAGTTCGACAGCTTGCGGACCAGTCGAAGCAATCCATTGCTCTGGTAGCTGGTATTACGGATAAGATTATGGCTGAAATGAATGAAACGGTCTCTGTATTATCTGAAGTGGCTCCGCTCTTCAAGGAACAAATGAGCTCGGTGAAGAGTACGAGTGATATCTTTGTATCGGTTCAAGGGCAGATGAATGATTTCATTACAAGTTTGGAGTCGGTAACGGAATCTATTAACAGTCTGAATCACTCCCAGGGCGTATTATCAGAGGCCATGGGCAATGTCAGCGCAGTAGCCGAAGAATCTTCTGCAACTTCTCAAGAGGTGGCTTCACTGAGCAGCGAACAGCAAAGTGTTAGTGTTCATCTTGTAACGCTTTCTGGTAAGTTGGAGACTGCTTCCAGCCAATTGAAAGAAAAGTTGTCGTTGTTCACTATCTAG
- a CDS encoding peptidase U32 family protein, whose product METMAKPQHKGKRYRLDKPELLAPAGNLEKLKFAVHYGADAVYIGGQKYGLRSGADNFSFEEMREGVEFAKKYGAKVFVAANIYAHNEDVAGIEEYLRNLYEVGISAIIVADPAIVDTARRLVPGLEVHLSTQQSTLNWQAVSFWKEEGLPRVVLGRETSLEEIAEIKNHVDIEIETFIHGAMCSSYSGRCVLSNHFTDRDSNRGGCCQSCRWKYDLFQDDRPEGTWVSEEEAGNQVSPELLQPGVTQLPLHQSEDNPFSMGSKDLCMLESIPDLIEAGIDSFKIEGRMKSIHYVATVVNAYRKAIDAYMADPEHYVLNPEWLEELNKAANRPLNTGFFYDTPDHEDHIYEPEEKAAPYDFAGLVIEYDAETGTALIQQRNHFKPGQEVEFFGPDNTFFKQTVGELWDTDGNPLDAARHPLQAVRMKVDQPIAYFDMMRKKKNIK is encoded by the coding sequence ATGGAAACCATGGCAAAGCCGCAGCATAAGGGCAAACGTTATCGCCTGGACAAACCGGAGCTCCTTGCTCCGGCAGGCAATTTGGAAAAATTGAAATTCGCCGTGCATTATGGTGCGGATGCAGTATATATCGGAGGGCAGAAATATGGCCTTCGTTCGGGTGCGGATAATTTCAGCTTCGAAGAAATGCGCGAGGGTGTAGAATTTGCAAAGAAGTATGGTGCCAAGGTGTTTGTGGCTGCCAACATTTATGCTCACAACGAAGATGTCGCCGGTATTGAAGAATACCTGCGTAATTTATATGAAGTAGGGATTTCAGCGATTATCGTGGCAGATCCGGCCATCGTGGATACTGCCCGCCGTCTGGTACCTGGACTTGAAGTTCATCTGAGTACCCAACAATCAACACTGAACTGGCAAGCCGTATCCTTCTGGAAGGAAGAGGGACTTCCTCGAGTTGTATTAGGACGGGAGACCAGTCTTGAAGAGATAGCGGAGATTAAAAATCATGTCGACATCGAAATTGAGACGTTCATCCACGGAGCGATGTGTTCGTCTTACTCTGGACGCTGTGTTCTATCAAACCATTTCACAGACCGGGACTCCAATCGCGGAGGTTGCTGCCAATCCTGCCGCTGGAAATATGATTTATTCCAGGACGACCGCCCAGAGGGTACCTGGGTATCCGAGGAAGAGGCGGGGAATCAGGTATCGCCTGAACTCTTGCAGCCCGGAGTAACTCAGCTTCCTCTGCATCAATCGGAGGACAATCCATTCTCCATGGGCTCCAAAGACCTATGCATGCTGGAGAGTATTCCGGATCTCATTGAGGCAGGAATTGACAGCTTCAAAATTGAAGGGCGAATGAAGTCCATTCATTACGTGGCCACAGTGGTTAATGCCTACCGTAAGGCTATCGATGCTTATATGGCAGATCCCGAGCATTATGTACTGAATCCTGAATGGCTCGAGGAGCTTAATAAAGCGGCTAACCGTCCGCTTAATACAGGCTTTTTCTATGATACACCTGACCATGAGGATCATATTTATGAGCCGGAGGAAAAGGCTGCCCCTTATGATTTTGCCGGATTGGTGATTGAATACGACGCTGAGACTGGCACTGCCCTGATACAACAACGGAATCACTTCAAGCCAGGGCAAGAAGTGGAGTTTTTTGGCCCAGATAATACCTTCTTCAAACAAACGGTAGGAGAACTATGGGATACAGACGGAAATCCTCTTGATGCAGCACGTCATCCGTTGCAGGCTGTTCGTATGAAAGTGGATCAGCCTATAGCTTACTTCGATATGATGCGGAAGAAAAAGAATATTAAATAA
- a CDS encoding peptidase U32 family protein: MNKKPELLATAASLEEAAALLDAGADALLIGDDRFGMRLAGHFSLKDTEAVVAMAHARGCKIYAGLGGLMPNRLLDELPAYVKAIAELGVDGIEFGDPAVLMTVKKEAPGLNLHWNAEMTSTNYATANYWGSKGASRVVLARELNMEEMTEMMPLLEVEAQVQVHGMTNIYHSKRKLVESYMSHQGRPSDGGSLGKDRGLFLIESERQNEKFPIYEDENGTHIMSSNDICILEDLHVLMGAGVDSFKIEGLFKPIAYNVAVVKAYRHAIDLYIANPAAYAFRENWLNPIKHLQEPERELSFGFFYKEQVF; encoded by the coding sequence ATGAATAAGAAACCGGAGCTACTGGCGACGGCAGCTTCCTTGGAAGAAGCGGCTGCGCTGCTGGATGCCGGGGCAGATGCTTTGCTGATCGGAGATGACCGTTTCGGCATGAGACTGGCCGGACATTTTTCCTTGAAAGATACGGAAGCTGTTGTAGCTATGGCTCATGCACGAGGCTGCAAAATATATGCCGGCTTAGGCGGCTTAATGCCTAACCGCCTGTTGGACGAGCTCCCAGCCTATGTCAAAGCTATTGCTGAACTCGGAGTGGATGGCATTGAATTCGGAGATCCAGCTGTGCTGATGACCGTGAAAAAGGAAGCCCCCGGCTTGAATCTGCACTGGAATGCGGAGATGACCTCTACTAATTACGCTACAGCTAATTATTGGGGAAGCAAGGGTGCGTCCCGGGTGGTCCTCGCCCGTGAATTGAATATGGAGGAAATGACGGAGATGATGCCGCTTCTGGAAGTGGAGGCACAGGTTCAAGTCCATGGCATGACCAACATATATCACTCCAAACGCAAATTGGTTGAGAGCTATATGTCTCATCAAGGCCGACCAAGTGACGGCGGAAGTCTGGGTAAGGACCGCGGTCTGTTCCTGATTGAGTCCGAACGTCAGAATGAGAAGTTCCCGATCTATGAGGATGAGAACGGTACCCATATTATGAGTTCGAACGATATTTGTATATTGGAGGATCTGCATGTACTGATGGGGGCTGGCGTGGACAGCTTCAAGATAGAAGGCTTATTCAAGCCTATTGCCTACAATGTAGCGGTAGTCAAAGCCTATCGTCACGCTATAGACTTGTATATAGCTAATCCCGCCGCTTATGCCTTTCGTGAGAATTGGTTGAACCCAATCAAACATCTGCAGGAACCGGAACGGGAGCTGTCTTTCGGATTTTTCTATAAAGAGCAAGTATTCTAA
- the mltG gene encoding endolytic transglycosylase MltG, which yields MKSAIRTVLILILLLVAAAGGGAWYIWNGMQPVSSAGPAVTFTIEKGMGSSEIADLLEQNGIIRKSLFFKGYLKWTKEGSQFKAGTYSAKPGDTYDNLITRLNAGDVLKEETVVFTIPEGYTAEQVVDKLEEAWKIDSAVFLDLVNTGTELKETDVLGIPNEKGIRHRLEGYLFPETYEIVKDSTAQEVVEAMLAQFNKKLDTIPNWQQKLKERGLSLHELLTVASLVEREVVVDSERPLVAGVIYNRLEKGQKLEIDATVQYLLDKQKERLLNKDLEVDSPYNTYRNVGLPPGPICNPGLAAIEAALSPEASDFFFYVTKKDGTQAHLFAKTYKEHLANIQKSNKSAK from the coding sequence TTGAAATCCGCAATCCGCACTGTGCTAATCTTGATTCTGCTGCTTGTAGCAGCAGCTGGAGGCGGAGCATGGTATATTTGGAACGGGATGCAGCCTGTAAGTTCTGCGGGACCCGCCGTAACATTTACGATTGAAAAAGGTATGGGAAGTTCGGAAATTGCTGATCTTCTTGAGCAAAATGGAATTATTCGTAAAAGTCTTTTTTTTAAGGGATATTTGAAGTGGACGAAGGAAGGCTCCCAGTTTAAGGCGGGGACCTACAGTGCCAAACCGGGAGATACCTATGATAATCTCATAACACGCTTAAACGCGGGAGATGTGCTTAAGGAAGAAACGGTTGTTTTTACAATACCTGAAGGATATACCGCAGAGCAGGTTGTGGACAAGCTTGAAGAAGCTTGGAAAATAGATTCAGCTGTTTTTCTGGATTTAGTGAACACGGGTACAGAACTTAAAGAGACTGATGTCCTTGGCATTCCCAACGAAAAAGGGATTCGTCACAGGTTGGAGGGTTATTTATTTCCTGAGACCTATGAAATCGTTAAAGACAGCACCGCTCAAGAAGTGGTGGAAGCGATGCTTGCCCAATTCAATAAGAAACTGGATACCATCCCGAACTGGCAGCAAAAGCTGAAGGAGCGCGGATTGTCTTTGCATGAGCTGTTAACGGTGGCTTCGCTTGTGGAGCGGGAGGTCGTGGTAGATAGCGAACGTCCGCTTGTGGCGGGAGTTATCTATAACCGGCTTGAAAAAGGACAAAAGCTGGAGATCGATGCAACCGTTCAATATTTATTGGACAAACAAAAGGAAAGACTTTTAAATAAAGATCTTGAAGTAGACAGCCCTTATAATACGTACCGGAATGTTGGATTGCCACCGGGCCCTATTTGTAATCCTGGACTTGCCGCGATCGAGGCCGCCCTTTCGCCTGAAGCATCGGACTTTTTCTTTTATGTGACAAAAAAAGACGGCACTCAAGCCCATTTATTTGCTAAGACGTACAAGGAACATTTAGCCAATATTCAAAAAAGTAATAAATCTGCTAAATAA
- a CDS encoding DUF1292 domain-containing protein, with product MTDFSADKAVWTSKLKEAYGEAVELEDEQGKSSVYDIIAEFEIEGRGYAVLGSPGAGEHEILRIVVSPDGLPELESIVDDEEWEDISELYDEMTFPGEDLE from the coding sequence ATGACTGATTTTTCCGCCGATAAAGCGGTATGGACATCGAAGCTTAAAGAAGCATATGGAGAAGCAGTAGAACTGGAGGACGAGCAAGGCAAATCTTCCGTTTATGATATTATTGCCGAGTTCGAGATCGAAGGCCGTGGTTATGCAGTGTTGGGAAGTCCTGGAGCAGGAGAGCATGAAATATTGCGAATTGTTGTTTCCCCTGATGGGTTGCCAGAACTTGAGAGCATTGTAGACGACGAAGAATGGGAAGATATTTCAGAGCTGTATGATGAGATGACCTTTCCAGGCGAAGATCTCGAGTAA
- a CDS encoding DUF1292 domain-containing protein: MTNEQIGQDEEPEIIYIPDEEGNEEEFEVIMKFEVDGSDSKYMMVVPLDSEDEETDEVYAFRYEEEGDDLQLFMIEDDEEWAIVEETFNTLVDELDGGAEND, from the coding sequence ATGACAAACGAGCAAATAGGCCAAGACGAAGAACCGGAAATTATTTATATTCCCGATGAAGAGGGCAATGAAGAGGAATTTGAAGTCATCATGAAATTCGAGGTAGATGGTTCGGATTCCAAATACATGATGGTTGTTCCGCTTGATTCCGAGGACGAAGAAACCGATGAGGTGTATGCGTTCCGTTATGAGGAAGAAGGAGACGATCTTCAGCTGTTCATGATCGAGGATGACGAGGAGTGGGCGATTGTCGAAGAGACTTTCAATACACTTGTCGACGAACTGGATGGAGGAGCGGAGAATGACTGA
- the ruvX gene encoding Holliday junction resolvase RuvX — MKKLGLDYGDRRIGVATSDIFGWTAQALETIERRGNGNEFERIRQLVKEYEIGEVIVGLPKNMNGTVGPRGEICIEFADKLREQLELPVHLWDERLTTVSAERVLIEGDVSRKKRKGLVDKMAAALILQNFLDANSKR; from the coding sequence ATGAAAAAGCTGGGATTAGATTACGGTGATCGCAGAATCGGTGTAGCCACAAGCGATATTTTTGGATGGACTGCACAAGCTTTGGAGACCATTGAACGCCGTGGTAACGGAAATGAGTTCGAACGAATCCGTCAACTGGTTAAAGAGTACGAAATAGGCGAGGTAATAGTTGGCCTCCCGAAGAATATGAATGGTACAGTAGGTCCCCGCGGTGAAATTTGCATTGAATTCGCCGACAAGCTGCGGGAGCAATTGGAATTGCCCGTACACCTTTGGGATGAGCGTCTGACGACAGTATCCGCCGAGCGGGTGCTGATTGAAGGGGACGTCAGCCGGAAGAAGCGCAAAGGGCTTGTGGACAAGATGGCCGCAGCCCTGATTTTGCAAAATTTTTTGGATGCTAACAGTAAAAGGTGA
- a CDS encoding IreB family regulatory phosphoprotein: MDSMDKTVKFNVKGDEKEASPREILLSVHDALVEKDYNPINQIVGYLISGDPAYIPRHNNARSLVRRKERDELIEELVRFYLANNRVDDTQ; this comes from the coding sequence ATGGACTCCATGGACAAAACGGTTAAATTTAATGTGAAGGGCGACGAAAAGGAAGCCTCTCCCCGGGAAATACTACTTTCTGTACACGACGCGCTGGTGGAGAAAGATTATAATCCAATCAACCAGATCGTAGGGTATCTGATTTCTGGAGATCCGGCCTACATTCCGCGCCATAACAATGCCAGAAGTTTGGTCCGGAGGAAAGAACGTGATGAGTTGATCGAAGAACTGGTTCGCTTCTATCTCGCTAATAATCGGGTGGACGACACTCAATGA
- the alaS gene encoding alanine--tRNA ligase, which yields MKASEIRSKWLEFFESKGHKVEPSASLVPHNDPSLLWINAGMAPLKAYFDGREIPENPRLTNSQKCIRTNDIENVGKTRRHHTFFEMLGNFSIGDYFKEEAITWAWEFLTGKEWIGFDPERLYVTVYHEDEEAFKLWNEKIGLPAERIYKLDKDNFWDIGEGPCGPCSEIFYDRGDAYGDLSDPEVNPAGENERFLEVWNLVFSQFNHNKDGSYTPLPNKNIDTGAGLERFASILQDVDSNFDTDLFQPIIQKTAQLAGVKYKDSLEQDIALKVIADHIRTVTFAVGDGVLPSNEGRGYIIRRLLRRAVRYGKTLGLDRPFLHELTATVGEVMGVYYPSVVENREYIAKIIRTEEERFHETLSDGLAILGEISNKAKADGLSAIAGADAFKLYDTYGFPFDLTEDYASEQGLTVDRAGFDAAMQEQRDRARAARHDSGSMKVQGGALADLTVKSEFVGYNDSIIESKIAAIVVDGVLADRVGEGKECQVILEATPFYAESGGQVSDTGILTGGSVTAKVQGLFKAPHGQHVHLVTVEAGELIVGDTVRAEVNRAQREDIVKNHTATHLLHKALKEVLGGHVNQAGSLVEGARLRFDFSHFGAITPEELTEIEHRVNEQIWRGLDVVIENKLIDEAKAMGAMALFGEKYGNVVRVVQVGDYSLELCGGCHVSNTSQIGVFKLLGESGIGSGVRRIEAVTGRYAYQYTESQLDLLKQSASLLKSSLNDVPKRIEALHAQVREISRENESLQSKLSATFAAELTSQVKTVGNGIQLLAVSVQAGNIDALRSTADELKSKLPDAVLVLGAVMDDKVNFVVAVPQELVKKGLHAGKLVKEVAAVCGGGGGGRPDMAQAGGKDASKLEEALRKAEELIVAQA from the coding sequence ATGAAAGCAAGTGAAATCCGTTCCAAATGGCTTGAGTTTTTTGAAAGTAAAGGTCACAAAGTGGAGCCCAGTGCCTCCCTTGTACCCCATAACGATCCTTCACTGTTATGGATCAATGCCGGCATGGCACCGCTAAAGGCATATTTTGACGGCCGGGAGATTCCGGAAAATCCGCGTCTGACCAACTCGCAGAAATGTATTCGTACCAATGATATTGAGAACGTGGGCAAAACACGCCGGCACCACACTTTTTTTGAAATGCTCGGCAACTTCTCCATTGGTGATTACTTCAAAGAGGAAGCTATTACTTGGGCATGGGAATTCCTGACGGGAAAAGAATGGATCGGTTTCGATCCAGAGCGCTTGTACGTAACGGTTTATCATGAAGACGAAGAAGCGTTCAAGCTCTGGAATGAAAAAATCGGCCTGCCAGCAGAGCGTATATACAAGCTGGATAAAGATAATTTTTGGGATATCGGCGAAGGTCCATGCGGTCCGTGCTCAGAAATTTTCTATGACCGCGGGGATGCATATGGTGATTTATCTGACCCAGAAGTGAATCCAGCTGGAGAGAACGAGCGTTTCTTGGAAGTCTGGAACCTTGTCTTCTCGCAATTCAATCACAATAAAGACGGCAGCTACACACCGCTTCCGAATAAGAATATTGATACAGGTGCGGGTCTTGAACGATTTGCTTCCATCTTGCAAGATGTAGATTCCAACTTTGATACCGATTTATTCCAACCCATTATCCAAAAGACGGCACAGCTTGCCGGTGTGAAGTATAAAGACAGTTTGGAGCAGGATATCGCACTTAAGGTTATTGCCGACCATATCCGTACGGTTACCTTCGCGGTGGGCGATGGCGTCCTTCCTTCCAATGAAGGCCGAGGTTACATTATCCGCCGTCTGCTACGCCGTGCTGTACGTTACGGAAAGACCTTGGGCTTAGATCGTCCTTTCCTGCATGAATTGACCGCTACTGTCGGAGAAGTTATGGGTGTTTACTACCCATCCGTGGTAGAGAACCGTGAGTACATTGCAAAGATTATCCGTACAGAGGAAGAGCGCTTCCATGAGACGCTTTCAGACGGTCTGGCAATCCTGGGTGAAATTAGTAACAAAGCAAAAGCTGACGGACTCAGCGCAATTGCAGGGGCCGATGCTTTTAAATTATATGATACCTATGGCTTCCCGTTCGATTTGACGGAAGATTATGCCTCCGAGCAAGGTTTGACTGTGGATCGTGCGGGCTTTGATGCGGCTATGCAAGAACAGCGCGACCGTGCCAGAGCCGCTCGCCACGATAGCGGAAGTATGAAAGTTCAGGGCGGTGCTTTAGCAGATTTAACGGTTAAAAGTGAATTTGTTGGTTATAATGACTCCATAATAGAGTCAAAAATCGCTGCAATTGTTGTGGACGGCGTGCTTGCTGACAGAGTTGGCGAAGGTAAAGAGTGCCAGGTCATTCTGGAAGCCACACCGTTTTACGCAGAAAGCGGCGGACAAGTTAGCGACACAGGTATTCTCACCGGCGGTTCCGTAACCGCGAAGGTACAAGGACTATTCAAGGCTCCGCACGGACAACATGTACATCTTGTGACGGTGGAAGCCGGGGAGTTAATAGTAGGTGATACGGTTCGCGCAGAGGTAAACCGTGCACAACGTGAGGATATCGTGAAGAATCATACAGCAACTCACCTGCTGCATAAAGCACTAAAGGAAGTCCTTGGAGGACATGTGAATCAGGCGGGATCCCTTGTTGAGGGAGCGCGTTTGCGGTTTGACTTCTCGCATTTCGGTGCAATTACACCGGAGGAATTAACTGAGATTGAACACCGCGTCAATGAACAAATCTGGCGTGGCCTTGATGTAGTGATTGAGAATAAATTAATTGATGAAGCTAAAGCGATGGGAGCAATGGCACTCTTCGGTGAGAAATACGGCAATGTCGTTCGCGTGGTACAGGTTGGTGATTACAGTCTGGAATTATGCGGTGGATGCCATGTCTCCAATACTTCACAAATCGGAGTGTTCAAGCTGCTTGGCGAGAGCGGAATCGGCTCCGGTGTTCGTCGGATCGAGGCTGTAACCGGAAGATATGCGTATCAATATACAGAAAGTCAGCTTGATTTACTGAAACAATCAGCAAGCCTGCTTAAGTCGTCTTTGAATGATGTTCCCAAACGTATTGAAGCATTGCATGCTCAGGTACGTGAGATTTCGCGGGAGAATGAGTCTTTGCAATCCAAATTAAGTGCTACTTTTGCAGCTGAGCTTACGAGTCAGGTGAAAACTGTAGGCAATGGTATTCAATTGTTAGCTGTCTCGGTTCAGGCCGGAAACATTGATGCTCTTCGTTCTACAGCGGATGAATTGAAATCTAAGCTTCCTGATGCAGTCCTTGTTCTGGGTGCTGTCATGGATGACAAGGTGAACTTTGTTGTAGCTGTACCGCAGGAGTTGGTCAAGAAGGGCCTACACGCAGGTAAGCTGGTGAAGGAAGTTGCAGCGGTGTGCGGCGGCGGCGGCGGCGGACGGCCTGACATGGCGCAAGCTGGCGGTAAGGATGCATCCAAGCTGGAAGAGGCACTGCGTAAGGCTGAAGAACTTATAGTTGCGCAAGCCTAG